One stretch of Candidatus Poribacteria bacterium DNA includes these proteins:
- a CDS encoding phytanoyl-CoA dioxygenase family protein, translated as MKIQTVGIELEEADRKAYRDQGFWIGPQLFDDAAVEQLRDAVYRTICGERDFDSMHWGQPPKFDPQSPKLAHVVNGWWVNAKIRELIRSNEIGYLASELMGAQEVRLVHDQVLYKPGAGSESAEVPDGNVGWHQDAAHWTMFNSTTFCTAWIALQDTDLSNGSMCFVEGSHKWGLIRDAAGFANKDLHASEKRFSQGDRRWMETPCILKAGQVSFHTGLTFHGSGPNRTDAPRLSIALNMMPGGTTYNQHGRDNLIGAQLGPYVKHGDPCTDPFFPRIGPPSGAD; from the coding sequence ATGAAAATTCAGACGGTCGGCATCGAATTGGAAGAAGCAGACCGGAAAGCATATCGCGACCAAGGGTTTTGGATTGGCCCCCAGTTATTCGATGACGCGGCGGTAGAGCAGCTGCGTGATGCGGTCTATCGCACCATCTGCGGTGAGCGAGATTTCGATTCGATGCACTGGGGACAACCACCGAAATTCGATCCGCAAAGTCCGAAGTTGGCACATGTGGTCAACGGTTGGTGGGTGAACGCCAAAATCCGCGAATTGATCCGATCCAATGAGATTGGCTATCTAGCTTCCGAACTGATGGGGGCTCAGGAGGTCCGTCTGGTGCATGACCAAGTCCTCTACAAACCGGGGGCCGGTTCCGAGTCGGCGGAAGTTCCGGATGGCAATGTTGGCTGGCATCAGGATGCTGCCCACTGGACCATGTTCAACTCTACCACCTTCTGCACGGCTTGGATTGCGCTACAGGATACCGATCTGTCCAACGGAAGTATGTGTTTTGTTGAGGGGTCACATAAATGGGGATTGATTAGAGACGCTGCTGGCTTTGCGAATAAGGATCTACACGCTTCGGAAAAAAGATTTTCTCAAGGTGACCGGCGGTGGATGGAAACGCCTTGTATACTCAAAGCGGGTCAAGTCAGTTTCCATACGGGGTTGACCTTTCACGGTTCAGGCCCCAATCGGACGGATGCACCGCGCCTCTCGATTGCGCTCAACATGATGCCCGGTGGAACGACCTATAACCAGCATGGCAGAGATAATCTGATTGGTGCCCAACTCGGACCCTATGTGAAGCACGGCGACCCGTGCACAGATCCCTTCTTCCCCAGAATTGGTCCCCCCAGCGGTGCCGATTAA
- a CDS encoding HEAT repeat domain-containing protein, protein MIDKKYLLTDEQMRHFIVNGYVIVNTDLPESFHDFVYDQTEIVFEKEGNPGNNLLPKIPEIQAVFDEKQVIGGLISVLGEDYYMQPHRHAHFNQPQSEGQRMHQDSGKEWSHHTRRLLVFYYPQDTPLELGPTAIAPGSHYYNTPDGATASNEFPVCGKAGTVAIVNYDLWHRAMPNHTDKNRYMMKFLFARMSEPQSPSWNGVETEWDQLEPIGNDTHQKMFRHVWDWHYGKTNGDMPSYGRSMESVPELIEGLGNGSESKGLSAAYALSEFGESVASALMEAFENESEAIRRNAYYALSAIGAPAVDPLIGSLEHIDAQVREIAAEALGDIGSPAQAAAPALVAALEDESERVRFHAAEALGTVSQGESTAIPALSAALRDENERVRQDAALALARIGPHAADAVSALEAVFSDGNMYVRGDAVHALYRIGTPEAREVLLQFLMRTRWCSVTDRVSRS, encoded by the coding sequence ATGATAGATAAGAAATACCTGCTCACTGATGAACAGATGCGGCACTTCATCGTTAACGGCTATGTGATCGTCAACACAGACCTCCCAGAGAGTTTTCACGATTTCGTTTACGATCAGACCGAAATAGTGTTTGAAAAGGAGGGCAATCCGGGGAATAACTTGTTGCCCAAAATCCCTGAGATTCAAGCGGTTTTCGATGAAAAACAGGTTATCGGGGGGTTGATCAGTGTTTTGGGTGAAGATTACTACATGCAGCCCCACCGCCATGCTCATTTTAACCAACCACAGAGTGAGGGGCAGCGGATGCACCAAGATAGCGGTAAAGAATGGTCGCATCACACTCGAAGATTGTTGGTTTTCTACTATCCACAGGATACGCCTCTGGAACTCGGACCCACGGCAATCGCTCCGGGGAGCCACTACTATAATACCCCTGACGGCGCAACCGCCAGTAACGAATTTCCAGTCTGTGGCAAAGCCGGCACGGTGGCGATTGTGAATTACGATCTTTGGCACCGCGCTATGCCGAATCATACCGACAAGAACCGTTACATGATGAAGTTCCTCTTTGCCCGCATGTCGGAGCCACAATCCCCTTCATGGAACGGCGTAGAGACTGAGTGGGATCAGCTCGAACCGATTGGTAACGATACACATCAAAAGATGTTCCGGCATGTTTGGGATTGGCATTATGGGAAAACCAATGGGGATATGCCAAGTTACGGTCGATCGATGGAATCTGTGCCGGAACTGATCGAAGGGTTGGGAAATGGTTCTGAGTCAAAGGGTCTCAGTGCTGCTTATGCGCTGAGCGAATTTGGAGAGTCAGTGGCGTCTGCGTTAATGGAAGCGTTCGAGAACGAATCCGAGGCAATACGTCGAAATGCGTATTATGCGTTGAGTGCGATAGGTGCCCCTGCGGTTGACCCGCTCATCGGTAGCTTAGAACATATAGATGCACAGGTTCGTGAGATCGCTGCGGAAGCGTTGGGTGATATTGGTTCTCCCGCACAAGCCGCCGCTCCGGCATTGGTGGCGGCGTTAGAAGATGAATCGGAGAGAGTTCGTTTCCATGCAGCGGAGGCGTTAGGGACAGTCAGTCAAGGAGAGTCAACAGCCATCCCTGCATTAAGCGCAGCACTACGGGATGAGAATGAACGGGTTCGGCAGGATGCAGCTCTTGCATTGGCGCGGATTGGTCCTCACGCAGCGGATGCCGTCAGTGCGTTGGAGGCGGTATTTTCTGATGGAAATATGTATGTTCGCGGCGATGCGGTTCATGCCTTGTATCGCATCGGTACGCCGGAAGCACGGGAGGTTCTACTTCAATTTCTGATGAGGACGCGCTGGTGCTCCGTGACCGACCGAGTAAGTAGGTCTTAG
- a CDS encoding HEAT repeat domain-containing protein, whose protein sequence is MVFYYPQDTPIELGPTGIVPGSHYYNTPDGATVSDELPVCGKAGTVAIVNYDLWHRGMPNGTDKNRYMMKFLFARMSEPESPSWNNEQAEWDQSEPIGNDVHQKMFQHVWDWHHGKTNGDTPSSGQSKKSVSKLIKAMGDDSESKGLNAAYALGEFGESVVPVLMEAFEDESETVRRNAYYALNGIGAPAVDPLVGNLKHLDPQVRETAAEALGDIGRFAQAAVPELVGVLEDESEEVRSRAAEALGTVSQGESIAIPALSAALQDGDERVRRDAILALARIGS, encoded by the coding sequence ATGGTCTTCTACTATCCACAGGATACACCTATAGAGCTGGGTCCCACCGGAATCGTTCCGGGGAGTCACTACTATAATACCCCTGATGGCGCAACGGTCAGCGACGAGCTACCGGTCTGTGGCAAAGCCGGCACAGTGGCAATTGTGAACTATGATCTTTGGCACCGCGGTATGCCGAATGGTACTGATAAGAACCGTTACATGATGAAGTTCCTCTTTGCCCGTATGTCAGAGCCGGAGTCGCCTTCATGGAACAACGAACAGGCGGAGTGGGATCAGAGTGAGCCGATCGGCAATGATGTGCACCAAAAGATGTTCCAGCACGTTTGGGACTGGCATCATGGAAAGACAAACGGGGATACACCGAGCAGCGGTCAATCTAAGAAGTCTGTATCAAAACTGATTAAAGCCATGGGGGATGACTCGGAGTCAAAGGGTCTTAACGCTGCTTATGCGTTAGGCGAATTTGGGGAATCAGTGGTGCCTGTGTTGATGGAAGCATTTGAGGACGAATCCGAGACGGTACGGCGGAATGCCTATTATGCGTTGAATGGGATCGGCGCGCCTGCGGTTGATCCACTCGTAGGCAACTTGAAGCATCTAGATCCGCAGGTGCGTGAGACCGCTGCGGAGGCGTTGGGCGATATTGGTCGTTTCGCACAAGCTGCTGTTCCGGAATTAGTAGGAGTGTTGGAAGATGAATCGGAGGAGGTTCGCTCCCGTGCGGCGGAGGCGTTAGGGACCGTCAGTCAAGGGGAGTCAATAGCCATCCCCGCATTAAGCGCAGCATTGCAGGATGGGGATGAACGAGTTCGACGGGATGCAATTCTCGCGTTGGCGCGGATTGGTTCCCA
- a CDS encoding cyclase family protein translates to MQINFQKVIDLSYTVDENSPRELPIDPVKIYDTATIDKDGYFESRVDLSGHCATHIDVPCLMYAEGFTVAEIPQDKLTGAAVLIDLSEVKKPGDAVTAEDIEKWIADNGDIPPDSIVFIRTGMDQYAYQDSFNRQWIGFSEDAARLLVQKEIKTIGTDACSIDSMAGHPPQHDGLPPAHLVFLGAGIPQVEDLCNLSELPTNFHVAIAPMKLARSSGAPTRVFAFV, encoded by the coding sequence ATGCAAATCAATTTTCAGAAAGTAATAGATCTCTCTTACACAGTCGATGAAAACAGCCCACGCGAGCTGCCGATTGACCCTGTCAAGATCTACGACACAGCAACAATCGACAAGGATGGGTACTTTGAAAGCCGAGTAGATTTATCCGGGCATTGTGCCACGCACATTGATGTGCCTTGCCTGATGTACGCTGAGGGATTCACCGTCGCAGAAATTCCGCAAGACAAATTAACTGGAGCTGCGGTGCTGATAGATCTGTCAGAAGTGAAGAAACCGGGCGATGCTGTGACAGCGGAAGACATCGAAAAATGGATCGCCGACAACGGTGATATTCCACCAGACAGCATCGTTTTTATACGGACCGGCATGGATCAGTATGCGTACCAAGATAGTTTCAACCGTCAATGGATTGGGTTCAGCGAAGATGCAGCGAGGCTGCTTGTTCAGAAAGAGATCAAAACGATTGGAACGGACGCCTGCAGCATCGACTCGATGGCTGGACATCCGCCGCAGCATGACGGACTACCACCCGCCCATCTCGTTTTTCTGGGGGCTGGTATCCCGCAGGTCGAAGATCTCTGTAATCTGAGTGAACTGCCGACAAACTTTCACGTGGCGATTGCGCCGATGAAATTAGCACGGAGTTCCGGTGCCCCGACCCGCGTCTTTGCGTTTGTTTGA
- a CDS encoding HEAT repeat domain-containing protein → MKMRRFSTFYFGLLLCYFYFLVTGISVADQLPEKEKQVDVITKRYPSTLEEKEKTVDVRKVARNLHNKEMYGEARRALVFSDNAYLSSSTVNLLKSALNDNSVEVRTRAISLLKFSRNPEAIPLLADRLQNDPSSRVRSLAAACLGKLAGDAAVPLLKTAWTEDKNISRGVIYGLGYAGGTAVPFLIGRLKEKIEKNGSAIWLINLLGSTGDRRVIEPFLDIISRPTSASDVQLQAVRVLVDFANMPDYARLLKYHAEFSAIDVMRPPESRRVNMADRVQILEFLKKIIESEPEYKVAPKTGWVGMPIGSTGEKPVIQAAYEGVELIESSMALFEKYGPDYWNSWEKVLLAEPK, encoded by the coding sequence ATGAAAATGAGACGATTTTCAACCTTCTATTTCGGTCTACTATTGTGCTACTTCTATTTCCTGGTAACGGGTATAAGCGTTGCCGATCAGCTCCCTGAAAAAGAGAAACAGGTTGATGTGATTACCAAACGATATCCGTCAACTTTAGAGGAGAAGGAGAAAACGGTTGATGTGAGAAAGGTGGCTCGCAATCTACACAATAAAGAGATGTATGGGGAAGCACGTAGGGCTTTGGTCTTCTCGGATAACGCATACCTCTCCTCCAGCACGGTGAATTTATTAAAATCCGCGCTAAATGATAACTCCGTTGAAGTGAGAACGCGTGCAATCTCCTTACTGAAGTTTTCCAGGAATCCCGAAGCGATCCCCCTTCTTGCCGATCGCTTGCAGAACGATCCATCTTCGAGGGTGAGAAGTTTAGCAGCAGCATGCTTAGGGAAGCTGGCAGGGGACGCGGCGGTTCCTTTGTTAAAAACTGCTTGGACTGAGGACAAAAACATTAGTAGAGGAGTAATTTACGGATTAGGATATGCTGGTGGCACTGCTGTTCCTTTCCTGATTGGGAGGTTGAAAGAAAAAATAGAAAAGAACGGTAGTGCGATATGGCTCATTAACCTTTTGGGCTCGACTGGTGACAGAAGGGTGATTGAGCCTTTTCTCGATATCATATCACGTCCCACCTCTGCTTCCGATGTGCAATTGCAGGCGGTAAGGGTGCTAGTGGACTTTGCAAATATGCCTGACTACGCTCGACTCCTGAAGTATCACGCCGAATTTTCGGCAATTGACGTCATGAGACCACCAGAGAGTCGAAGGGTCAACATGGCGGATCGAGTCCAAATCCTTGAGTTCCTGAAGAAGATTATAGAAAGTGAGCCAGAGTACAAAGTGGCACCCAAAACAGGGTGGGTAGGGATGCCCATAGGGTCGACAGGGGAGAAACCGGTGATTCAAGCGGCTTATGAAGGAGTAGAGCTGATTGAGAGCAGTATGGCACTTTTTGAAAAATATGGGCCAGATTACTGGAACTCCTGGGAAAAAGTTTTGCTGGCTGAACCGAAATAA